A genomic region of uncultured Roseibium sp. contains the following coding sequences:
- a CDS encoding tetratricopeptide repeat protein produces MKLSLIKSVLAAALFAAMLGAASAVDPDEWETKPPEPTPTSKKCADGEAWDEQSKKCVKLDSRVLDDQDRFRAARELAYAGRLGAAELALDAMTGQTGTRLLTYRGFLARKNGDWEAARVFYDRALAVDPDNLAARSYLGMGLVERGEIQAARKQLSEIRLRGGRETWPERALLMSLRSGGAAFY; encoded by the coding sequence ATGAAGCTCAGCTTGATCAAATCGGTGCTCGCTGCGGCGCTCTTCGCTGCAATGCTCGGAGCGGCCAGCGCCGTAGACCCTGACGAATGGGAGACAAAACCGCCAGAGCCGACACCAACCTCGAAAAAATGTGCAGACGGCGAGGCCTGGGACGAACAGTCGAAGAAATGCGTGAAACTGGATTCTCGTGTCTTAGACGATCAGGATCGTTTCCGGGCGGCACGGGAACTTGCCTATGCCGGCAGGCTTGGAGCCGCGGAACTTGCGCTTGATGCAATGACGGGCCAGACGGGAACGCGTCTTTTGACCTATCGCGGCTTCCTGGCCCGAAAAAACGGGGACTGGGAGGCGGCGCGCGTCTTCTATGACCGGGCGCTTGCCGTTGATCCGGATAATCTCGCGGCGCGCTCTTACCTCGGGATGGGGCTCGTCGAAAGAGGAGAAATTCAGGCGGCGCGAAAGCAACTGTCCGAAATCCGATTGCGAGGCGGCCGAGAAACCTGGCCG